The proteins below are encoded in one region of Thermoanaerobaculia bacterium:
- a CDS encoding ABC transporter permease, producing MPSSRLARLDAFYDSSDRGFPELDELVVLWRYRGLVWELMVRDIKIRYKRSVLGIAWTMLAPLLNMVALTLVFSSLLKQQIQNYPAFFMLGSMYWAMFATGTSFAASQTHDANELAKRIYLPRSVFVVSAVGVALVNLVLSIVPLLAILVATRFHFHATSWMFPISVVLLSAFTLGVAFLIFTLASRFTDIREMYLVLVQTWFFITPIVYAPAIVPPRFRFILWLNPHYFLLQTFRTPVYDGMLPTTNVILFSAAIAFGTLAAGWSFFCRNIQDYAFRS from the coding sequence ATGCCCTCGTCGCGGCTCGCCCGGCTGGACGCCTTCTACGATTCGAGCGATCGCGGATTTCCCGAGCTCGACGAGCTCGTGGTCCTCTGGCGATATCGCGGTCTCGTGTGGGAGCTCATGGTCCGCGACATCAAGATCCGGTACAAGCGGTCGGTGCTCGGGATCGCCTGGACGATGCTCGCGCCTCTCCTGAACATGGTGGCGCTCACGCTCGTCTTCTCGTCGCTCCTCAAACAGCAGATCCAGAACTATCCGGCCTTCTTCATGCTGGGGTCGATGTACTGGGCGATGTTCGCGACGGGCACCTCGTTCGCGGCGTCGCAGACGCACGACGCGAACGAGCTCGCGAAGCGGATCTACCTGCCGCGTTCGGTCTTCGTCGTGTCCGCCGTGGGAGTCGCCCTCGTCAACCTCGTGCTCTCGATCGTGCCGCTCCTCGCGATCCTCGTGGCGACCCGGTTCCACTTCCACGCGACGAGCTGGATGTTCCCGATCTCCGTCGTGCTGCTGTCGGCGTTCACGCTGGGCGTCGCGTTCCTCATCTTCACGCTCGCGTCCCGATTCACCGACATCCGTGAGATGTACCTGGTCCTCGTCCAGACGTGGTTCTTCATCACGCCCATCGTGTACGCCCCCGCGATCGTTCCGCCGAGGTTCCGGTTCATCCTCTGGCTGAACCCGCACTACTTCCTGCTCCAGACCTTCCGCACGCCCGTGTACGACGGAATGCTCCCGACGACGAACGTGATCCTCTTCTCGGCCGCGATCGCGTTCGGGACCCTCGCGGCGGGATGGTCCTTCTTCTGCCGGAACATCCAGGACTATGCGTTCCGTTCGTAG
- the wecB gene encoding UDP-N-acetylglucosamine 2-epimerase (non-hydrolyzing) codes for MKVLVVVGTRPEAIKMAPVVLRLRAEPGFETVVCATAQHRDLLDSALALFGIAPDVDLDLMRPNQTPSAVAAGVLSAFDAVLEKAAPDVVLVQGDTTTVMAASLACFHRGVRVGHVEAGLRTANLRNPFPEEMNRRVTDLVSSLHFAPTARSASALAAEGVDPESVHVTGNTVVDALRWLAERSPADEEDARDLVLVTSHRRESFGAPMRRSFRAIARLARRFPETRFVFPVHPNPNVLEAARAFDGIGNVELLPPVDYARLVSWMRRAKIILTDSGGIQEEAPTFGKPTLVLRETTERPEGIEAGVAKLVGTDEETIYREAERLLSDPDALAAMSRAANPYGDGRAAERIVAVLAGRPIAPFSARA; via the coding sequence ATGAAAGTCCTGGTGGTCGTCGGCACCCGGCCGGAGGCCATCAAGATGGCGCCCGTCGTCCTCCGCCTCCGGGCGGAGCCCGGGTTCGAGACGGTCGTGTGCGCGACCGCGCAGCACCGCGATCTCCTCGACTCCGCGCTGGCGCTCTTCGGCATCGCGCCGGACGTCGACCTCGATCTCATGCGTCCCAACCAGACGCCGAGCGCCGTGGCGGCCGGCGTGCTCTCGGCCTTCGATGCCGTCCTGGAGAAGGCGGCCCCCGACGTCGTCCTCGTCCAGGGGGACACGACGACCGTGATGGCGGCGTCGCTCGCCTGCTTCCATCGCGGCGTTCGGGTCGGCCACGTCGAAGCGGGTCTTCGGACGGCGAACCTCCGGAATCCCTTTCCCGAGGAGATGAACCGGCGCGTCACCGATCTCGTCTCCTCTCTCCACTTCGCCCCGACCGCCCGCAGCGCGTCCGCGCTCGCGGCCGAGGGGGTCGATCCCGAGAGCGTTCACGTGACGGGGAACACCGTCGTCGACGCGCTGCGGTGGCTCGCCGAACGGTCTCCCGCGGACGAAGAGGACGCGCGCGACCTCGTGCTCGTCACGTCGCACCGGCGCGAGAGCTTCGGGGCGCCGATGCGGCGTTCGTTCCGCGCGATCGCGCGGCTGGCCCGGCGGTTCCCGGAGACGCGCTTCGTCTTTCCGGTGCATCCGAATCCGAACGTGCTCGAGGCGGCGCGAGCCTTCGACGGCATCGGAAACGTGGAGCTCCTTCCTCCGGTCGACTACGCTCGTCTCGTTTCCTGGATGCGCCGGGCGAAGATCATCCTGACCGACAGCGGCGGCATCCAGGAGGAGGCTCCGACGTTCGGGAAACCGACGCTCGTCCTTCGCGAGACGACGGAGCGCCCGGAAGGGATCGAGGCCGGCGTCGCGAAGCTCGTCGGCACGGACGAGGAGACGATCTACCGGGAAGCCGAGCGCCTCCTGAGCGATCCGGACGCGCTCGCCGCGATGTCGCGCGCCGCGAATCCCTACGGCGACGGGCGGGCGGCCGAGCGGATCGTCGCCGTGCTCGCCGGCCGGCCGATCGCGCCCTTTTCCGCCCGCGCATGA
- a CDS encoding ABC transporter ATP-binding protein: MIHFENVTIRYRIPRGGSRSLKEHVVRRLSRRITFDEFDALRDASLDVSDGENVGVIGRNGAGKSTMFKAICRVVRPSEGRVVVRGRIAPLLELGLGMNAELTGRENVLLQGSLLGFSRSEMRRRMPSIAEFAEIGEFIDAPMRTYSTGMVSRLAFSVATDVDPDILLVDEALAVGDERFRAKCRDRMAGFREAGKTVLLVSHSLDQIRETCSRALWLDEGRIITDGPVSVVADAYHEWSGGAGGDAAEFAEKEGLPGRCGSTAGASRRAPAQELAR; this comes from the coding sequence ATGATCCACTTCGAGAACGTCACGATCCGCTACCGGATCCCCCGGGGCGGCTCGCGCTCGCTGAAGGAGCACGTCGTCCGCCGCCTCAGCCGACGGATCACCTTCGACGAGTTCGACGCGCTGCGGGACGCGAGCCTCGACGTGTCGGACGGCGAGAACGTCGGCGTGATCGGGCGCAACGGGGCCGGTAAGAGCACGATGTTCAAGGCGATCTGCCGGGTCGTGCGGCCCTCCGAGGGGCGGGTCGTCGTCCGGGGACGGATCGCGCCGCTCCTCGAGCTCGGTCTCGGGATGAACGCGGAGCTGACCGGGCGCGAGAACGTCCTGCTCCAGGGGTCGCTCCTCGGGTTCTCCCGCTCCGAGATGCGCCGGCGCATGCCGAGTATCGCCGAGTTCGCCGAAATCGGCGAGTTCATCGACGCTCCGATGCGGACCTATTCGACCGGGATGGTCTCGCGGCTGGCCTTTTCGGTCGCGACCGACGTCGATCCGGACATCCTGCTCGTCGACGAGGCGCTCGCGGTCGGCGACGAGAGGTTCCGGGCGAAATGCCGCGACCGGATGGCCGGGTTCCGCGAGGCGGGGAAGACGGTCCTTCTCGTCTCCCACTCGCTCGACCAGATCCGGGAGACCTGCTCGCGCGCGCTGTGGCTCGACGAGGGGCGGATCATCACCGACGGGCCGGTGAGCGTGGTCGCGGACGCGTATCACGAGTGGTCGGGTGGGGCGGGGGGCGACGCCGCGGAGTTCGCGGAGAAAGAGGGCCTCCCGGGACGGTGCGGATCGACCGCGGGTGCCTCTCGCCGCGCCCCGGCCCAGGAGCTCGCTCGATGA
- a CDS encoding DegT/DnrJ/EryC1/StrS family aminotransferase, protein MTGVRVPLLDLTRQFAEYREEAMAEVSRVFASQRFILGDQGAALERELAGYLGAAHAIGVSSGTDALLVALMALGVGPGDEVVVPAFSFFATAGVVSRLGAVPVFADVEPDTLTLSPESFEGKITGRTRAVVPVHLYGQAADLGPILDISRRRGIRVLEDACQAIGARYRGRAVGTQGDAGAFSFFPTKNLGAAGDAGLVTAEDAAVAARIVRLRVHGMEPKYHHAEIGGNFRLDEVQAAVLRVKLKRLDRWNRHRREIASEYRRLLAGAESAGKLALPVVGPDRDHIYHQFVVRVRDRDAVRTRLAEAGVGSEVYYPVPLHLQECFVPLGGRRGDLPESERAADEVLALPIWPELEAAEIAAVASALEEAVS, encoded by the coding sequence ATGACCGGAGTCCGCGTCCCCCTCCTGGACCTGACCCGCCAGTTCGCGGAATACCGCGAGGAGGCGATGGCCGAGGTCTCGCGCGTCTTCGCGTCGCAGCGGTTCATCCTGGGCGACCAGGGCGCGGCGCTCGAGCGGGAGCTCGCCGGATACCTCGGCGCGGCCCACGCGATCGGGGTGTCCTCCGGGACCGACGCGCTTCTCGTGGCGCTGATGGCGCTCGGCGTCGGACCGGGCGACGAGGTCGTCGTTCCCGCCTTTTCGTTCTTCGCCACGGCCGGGGTGGTCTCGCGCCTCGGCGCGGTGCCGGTCTTCGCCGACGTCGAGCCCGACACGCTGACGCTGTCTCCCGAATCGTTCGAAGGGAAGATCACCGGCCGCACGCGCGCCGTCGTTCCCGTCCATCTCTACGGGCAGGCGGCGGACCTGGGGCCGATTCTCGACATTTCCCGGCGTCGAGGGATCCGCGTCCTCGAGGACGCGTGCCAGGCGATCGGCGCCCGCTACCGCGGCCGCGCGGTCGGGACGCAGGGCGACGCGGGCGCGTTCTCCTTCTTCCCGACGAAGAACCTCGGTGCCGCGGGGGACGCGGGGCTCGTCACCGCCGAGGACGCGGCGGTGGCCGCGCGCATCGTGCGGCTCCGCGTCCACGGGATGGAGCCGAAGTACCACCACGCGGAGATCGGCGGGAATTTCCGGCTCGACGAGGTGCAGGCGGCGGTGCTCCGGGTCAAGCTGAAGCGGCTCGACCGCTGGAACCGGCACCGGAGGGAAATCGCGTCGGAGTACCGGCGCCTCCTCGCGGGCGCGGAGTCCGCGGGGAAGCTCGCGCTTCCCGTGGTCGGCCCCGACCGCGACCACATCTACCACCAGTTCGTGGTTCGGGTGCGCGACCGAGACGCCGTCCGGACGCGTCTCGCCGAGGCGGGCGTCGGCTCCGAGGTCTACTATCCGGTCCCGCTCCATCTCCAGGAGTGCTTCGTCCCGCTCGGCGGCCGCCGCGGCGATCTTCCCGAGTCGGAGCGCGCGGCGGACGAAGTCCTGGCGCTTCCGATCTGGCCCGAGCTCGAAGCGGCGGAGATCGCCGCGGTCGCCTCCGCCCTCGAGGAAGCGGTTTCCTGA
- a CDS encoding DUF3187 family protein, producing the protein MIRARRGAPLAVLLAAATLAARLAPGEPLDPAPAFGERSFHLLHVPFLDFGPADPSSPAPGEIVGRFEAAYASTFSSTWHALTFHDDPALRGRPLAAGEAAAIHAQFPGDRVFFVESDLLRVAGTARAGLTPTLSVSAEIVWISHDAIHGGSAVEAFHRAFGLDQSGRNEFPASQFAVMVQRPGGEMTFDDRSPDPGFGDTTAMLSWRPARRTLWSYGLDAAIKAPTGSSADFNGSGSWDAGALGYARRDGPRWTFDTEAGVVVPGRWRSSTGLPVAWYSRLLVGATRAFGPRTRVGASATLEESPFRRDDLGDLSHPGLEIALGVERDLSRRTSAALTLTENVPSFGDRADFGLTIRLRFR; encoded by the coding sequence ATGATCCGCGCGCGCCGGGGCGCGCCGCTCGCGGTTCTCCTCGCGGCGGCCACGCTGGCGGCCCGCCTCGCGCCCGGCGAACCCCTCGATCCCGCGCCCGCCTTCGGCGAGCGAAGCTTTCACCTCCTGCACGTTCCTTTCCTCGATTTCGGCCCCGCCGATCCGTCGTCCCCCGCTCCGGGAGAGATCGTCGGGCGATTCGAGGCGGCGTACGCGAGCACGTTCTCGTCGACCTGGCACGCGCTCACGTTCCACGACGACCCGGCGCTCCGGGGACGGCCGCTCGCCGCCGGAGAGGCGGCCGCGATCCACGCGCAATTTCCGGGGGACCGCGTCTTCTTCGTCGAGAGCGACCTCCTTCGCGTCGCCGGGACGGCGCGTGCCGGACTGACGCCCACGCTCTCGGTCTCGGCCGAGATCGTGTGGATCTCGCACGACGCGATTCACGGCGGCAGCGCCGTGGAGGCGTTTCACCGCGCGTTCGGCCTGGACCAGTCCGGCCGGAACGAATTTCCGGCGTCCCAGTTCGCGGTGATGGTGCAGCGCCCGGGCGGCGAGATGACGTTCGACGATCGCTCCCCCGACCCGGGCTTCGGCGACACGACGGCGATGCTCTCCTGGCGTCCCGCGCGCCGAACGCTCTGGTCGTACGGGCTCGACGCGGCGATCAAGGCGCCGACCGGCAGCTCCGCGGACTTCAACGGATCGGGCTCCTGGGACGCGGGAGCGCTCGGGTACGCGCGCCGCGACGGCCCCCGATGGACGTTCGACACGGAGGCGGGCGTCGTCGTGCCGGGCCGGTGGCGCTCCTCGACCGGTCTTCCCGTGGCGTGGTATTCGCGGCTGCTGGTCGGGGCCACGCGGGCGTTCGGGCCGCGCACCCGGGTCGGCGCCTCGGCGACGCTCGAGGAGAGCCCGTTCCGGAGGGACGATCTCGGCGATCTCTCCCATCCCGGGCTCGAAATCGCGCTCGGCGTCGAGCGGGACCTTTCGCGCCGGACCTCGGCGGCGCTCACGCTGACCGAGAACGTGCCGTCGTTCGGGGACCGGGCCGATTTCGGGCTGACCATTCGCCTGCGCTTCCGCTAG
- a CDS encoding glycosyltransferase translates to MRGGLLRRLYFGGRDALPLPLRRVLRRILPVERIFRIRKPVFDAEDAPPAPAEEIPGRPDLVLLPGAFGVSAPRLREAARALAATGGRVFLADPEAIDFAADGGLVRFPWRAEEPDGAIDALVEAFPMRHAAVAGVGAEHVADRPGWKPAPASVPLEDAAAYRAGLVRLWPRASVVIVTYGNLSFNRACLASIAERTDWPNVELVVVDNASSDGTREWLDETRRTSPLPIVVVANAENRGFAAAVNQGVAASTGEVVCLLNNDTVVTRGWLSALVAHLESDPGLGLVGSSTNEIANEARVPAGYARLADLPSWARAFTDANRGRRVAIPMLAMFCVAFRRRLFDEIGPLDERFGVGMFEDDDWCRRVRERGWEIACARDSFVHHRGRGSFSALGETRYLAIYRENERRYREKWGAPPPARIRGGTLPGELARAESPVVFLPSIPWNAALVQRPHHLARAIARAGHPVLFLSEDSADRVDGFADVEQNLFLYRGPRAPLAGMARPFLWSVAYNVPAAAEWPDGRLVYDAVDHLAVFPHPRRRLRANQRRALERAERVFAVSRGLREELAAERPDAVYLPNGVDSAAFARPRGVPPGPGERPRAIYAGALARWFDFEVLAAVARALPGWDFRLYGEELDGAWGRSAAAGLPNVVFLGARAHAEIPRLLSEANVAIIPFVVSPVTAFVSPIKLYEYFAAGKPVVSSPMPEAEAFPEVRTARSAAEWCAGLEEALAASRDRAFTARLRALGRANDWAARGREALGHLLYSAR, encoded by the coding sequence ATGAGGGGGGGTCTCCTGCGCCGCCTCTATTTCGGGGGGCGCGACGCGCTGCCGCTCCCGCTTCGCCGCGTTCTCCGCCGGATCCTTCCCGTCGAACGGATCTTCCGGATCCGGAAACCGGTGTTCGACGCGGAGGACGCGCCGCCCGCTCCGGCGGAAGAGATTCCCGGGAGGCCCGATCTCGTCCTGCTCCCGGGCGCATTCGGCGTCTCGGCCCCGCGCCTGCGGGAGGCGGCCCGGGCGCTCGCCGCGACCGGCGGGCGGGTGTTCCTCGCGGATCCGGAGGCGATCGATTTCGCCGCCGACGGCGGGCTCGTCCGGTTTCCCTGGCGCGCCGAAGAGCCGGACGGTGCGATCGACGCCCTGGTCGAGGCGTTCCCCATGCGGCACGCCGCCGTCGCCGGCGTCGGCGCGGAACACGTGGCGGATCGCCCCGGATGGAAGCCGGCGCCGGCGTCGGTTCCCCTCGAAGATGCCGCCGCGTACCGGGCGGGGCTCGTCCGCCTCTGGCCGCGCGCGTCCGTCGTGATCGTCACGTACGGGAACCTTTCCTTCAATCGCGCCTGTCTGGCCTCGATCGCGGAGCGGACCGACTGGCCGAACGTCGAGCTCGTCGTCGTCGACAACGCCTCCTCCGACGGCACGCGGGAGTGGCTCGACGAGACGCGGCGGACGTCTCCGCTCCCGATCGTCGTCGTCGCGAACGCCGAAAATCGCGGGTTCGCGGCCGCCGTCAACCAGGGCGTGGCGGCCTCGACGGGGGAGGTCGTCTGCCTCCTGAACAACGACACGGTCGTGACGCGCGGCTGGCTCTCGGCTCTCGTCGCGCATCTCGAGTCGGATCCCGGGCTGGGCCTCGTGGGATCGAGCACGAACGAGATCGCCAACGAGGCGAGGGTTCCCGCGGGCTACGCGCGCCTCGCCGACCTGCCCTCCTGGGCGCGAGCCTTCACGGACGCCAACCGCGGCCGGCGGGTCGCGATCCCGATGCTGGCGATGTTCTGCGTCGCGTTCCGCCGCCGTCTCTTCGACGAGATCGGCCCGCTGGACGAGCGCTTCGGCGTCGGGATGTTCGAAGACGACGACTGGTGCCGGCGCGTGCGCGAGAGGGGATGGGAGATCGCCTGCGCGCGCGATTCCTTCGTGCACCATCGCGGCCGCGGGAGCTTCTCGGCGCTCGGCGAGACGCGATATCTCGCGATCTACCGGGAAAACGAGCGCCGGTACCGGGAGAAGTGGGGAGCCCCGCCGCCCGCGAGAATCCGGGGCGGGACGCTTCCGGGCGAGCTCGCGCGCGCCGAGTCGCCGGTCGTGTTCCTCCCCTCGATCCCCTGGAACGCCGCGCTCGTGCAGCGGCCGCATCACCTCGCGCGGGCGATCGCGCGCGCCGGGCATCCCGTCCTGTTCCTCTCGGAGGACTCCGCGGACCGGGTCGACGGCTTCGCGGACGTCGAGCAGAACCTGTTCCTCTACCGGGGTCCGCGCGCGCCGCTCGCCGGCATGGCTCGTCCGTTTCTCTGGTCCGTCGCCTACAACGTTCCCGCTGCGGCGGAATGGCCCGACGGCCGTCTCGTTTACGACGCCGTCGACCATCTCGCCGTGTTCCCGCACCCCCGGCGGCGTCTGCGCGCGAACCAGCGCCGCGCGCTCGAGCGCGCGGAGCGCGTCTTCGCCGTTTCGCGGGGACTCCGCGAGGAGCTCGCCGCGGAACGCCCCGACGCCGTGTACCTCCCGAACGGCGTCGACTCGGCGGCCTTCGCGCGGCCGCGCGGCGTCCCGCCCGGCCCGGGGGAGCGCCCCCGGGCGATCTACGCCGGGGCCCTGGCCCGTTGGTTCGATTTCGAGGTGCTCGCCGCCGTCGCCCGCGCTCTGCCCGGGTGGGATTTCCGGCTGTACGGCGAGGAGCTCGACGGCGCGTGGGGGCGATCCGCGGCCGCCGGACTCCCCAACGTCGTCTTCCTCGGCGCGCGGGCGCACGCCGAGATTCCGCGTCTCCTGTCGGAGGCGAACGTCGCGATCATTCCGTTCGTCGTTTCGCCGGTGACCGCGTTCGTGTCGCCGATCAAACTCTACGAATACTTCGCCGCCGGGAAGCCGGTCGTCTCGTCGCCGATGCCGGAGGCGGAAGCTTTCCCGGAGGTGCGGACCGCCCGGAGCGCCGCGGAGTGGTGCGCGGGGCTCGAGGAGGCGCTCGCCGCGTCGCGCGACCGGGCGTTCACGGCGCGTCTCCGCGCGCTCGGACGAGCCAACGACTGGGCCGCGCGGGGCCGGGAGGCGCTCGGCCATCTGCTATATTCCGCGCGCTGA
- a CDS encoding SRPBCC family protein: EFLAEENDRVFARTWQLVAHEEDLREPGSFVTAAAAGEPLLLVRGDDGILRALSNVCRHRAGPVAAGAGRCRAFRCGYHGWSYALDGRLLGTPEFEGVEGFRREDVALPRFRAETWMGLVFVALDPDAAPLAETLDDLADLARRRPLPGMRRAHRKEWIVECNWKVYVDNYLEGYHIPIVHPGLFRELDYARYATETKRLYSIQHAPVRATAPGKLRGGDGDEAEYYWIFPNLMLNVYPDNFSTNVILPLGPERTATIFEWFFRDSDDPAVRRAVEETVAFSDEIQLEDIAICEAVQRGLRSRTYDRGRYSVKRENGVHHFHRLYAAAMGNPPG; the protein is encoded by the coding sequence GAATTCCTCGCCGAGGAGAACGATCGCGTCTTCGCCCGGACGTGGCAGCTCGTCGCGCACGAGGAAGATCTCCGGGAGCCCGGGAGTTTCGTCACGGCCGCGGCCGCCGGGGAGCCCCTGCTCCTCGTCCGTGGCGACGACGGCATCCTGCGCGCGCTCTCGAACGTCTGTCGCCACCGCGCGGGACCCGTCGCCGCCGGCGCCGGACGCTGCCGCGCGTTCCGCTGCGGATATCACGGGTGGAGCTACGCGCTCGACGGGCGGCTCCTCGGGACCCCCGAGTTCGAAGGGGTCGAAGGCTTCCGCCGGGAGGATGTCGCCCTCCCGCGGTTCCGCGCCGAGACCTGGATGGGCCTCGTCTTCGTGGCTCTCGATCCGGACGCCGCTCCGCTCGCCGAGACGCTCGACGACCTCGCCGACCTCGCGCGGCGCCGGCCGCTCCCCGGAATGCGGCGGGCGCATCGCAAGGAGTGGATCGTCGAGTGCAACTGGAAGGTCTACGTCGACAACTATCTCGAGGGCTACCACATCCCGATCGTCCACCCCGGCCTCTTCCGCGAGCTCGACTACGCGCGATACGCGACCGAGACGAAGCGCCTGTACTCGATCCAGCACGCCCCGGTCCGCGCGACCGCCCCCGGAAAGCTCCGGGGCGGCGACGGGGACGAGGCGGAGTACTACTGGATCTTTCCGAACCTGATGCTCAACGTCTATCCCGACAATTTCTCGACCAACGTGATCCTTCCCCTCGGCCCGGAACGGACGGCGACCATCTTCGAGTGGTTCTTCCGGGACTCCGACGACCCGGCGGTTCGCCGCGCGGTCGAGGAGACGGTCGCGTTCTCCGACGAGATCCAGCTCGAAGACATCGCCATCTGCGAGGCGGTCCAGCGGGGACTTCGGTCGCGCACTTACGACCGGGGACGCTACAGCGTCAAGCGGGAGAACGGCGTCCACCATTTCCACCGCCTGTACGCCGCGGCGATGGGCAATCCGCCGGGCTGA
- a CDS encoding rhomboid family intramembrane serine protease, giving the protein MWSGQYGITASLVTIFVAMFLHAGWLHFGGNMLFLWIFGDNVEDRLGHFRYLVFYLLCGLAASLCHAFFNAGSRLPSLGASGAISGVLAAYLFLYPRARILTLIPIFLFFTAEVPAFLFIVFWFVVQFFSGTASLSVSTPTTGGTAYFAHIGGFVAGIVLLALLKPPRRAPPAYSWS; this is encoded by the coding sequence ATGTGGAGCGGCCAGTACGGGATCACGGCGTCGCTCGTGACGATCTTCGTCGCGATGTTCCTCCATGCGGGGTGGCTGCATTTCGGCGGCAACATGCTCTTCCTCTGGATCTTCGGGGACAACGTCGAGGACCGGCTCGGGCACTTCCGGTATCTCGTCTTCTACCTCCTGTGCGGGCTCGCCGCGTCGCTCTGTCACGCGTTCTTCAACGCCGGGTCGCGCCTTCCGTCGCTCGGCGCGTCGGGCGCGATCTCGGGCGTGCTGGCGGCGTACCTCTTCCTCTATCCGCGCGCGCGGATCCTGACGCTCATTCCGATCTTCCTCTTCTTCACGGCCGAGGTGCCGGCGTTCCTCTTCATCGTGTTCTGGTTCGTCGTCCAGTTCTTCTCCGGAACCGCGAGCCTTTCGGTCTCGACCCCCACGACCGGGGGCACGGCCTATTTCGCGCACATCGGCGGCTTCGTCGCCGGGATCGTGCTGCTCGCGCTGCTGAAGCCCCCGCGGCGCGCTCCGCCGGCGTATTCCTGGAGCTGA